The DNA region AGGCGTCTCCATCGGCTCAAAGAAAGCTACATATGATAGGGGTTCATCCTCAACAACAGAGACCGTTGGTGGCAAGAGTCCTATTCCCTCAAATGAAGCTACTCGAAGCGAAAGTCCTCCCCCTACTCCCTCAAGTACAACTACCAGCAGCAAGGGCCCTGCGAGTCCTACTCCATCAGGCGAGCCCCTTAGCAGCGGAAGCTCATCTCCCATATCTCATCCATCGCCGATGTGGAAACCAGCCTCGGAGAGGACCCACGTCTACACAGTCATGCTCGCTATGGCAACAAACGCAGCTTCGGTGGAGGAACAGCTAGCGAACATCACCAAAGCTCTGGAGGGAATAAGCGGGCTTCTTCACAGTCAAGAAAGGAGGCTTAATGATCTGAGTGAAAAGGTTGAAAGCGGAAGGAACGGCGAAACAAGTCGAGCTTCCGAGAAACGACCTCAAGAAGAGGCTATTGACGTCAAGTCGCCACGTCATCAAAGCAGGCACATGGAAGAGACTACCTCTCGCCTGCATCCCGCTGAAAGGAGTGTTCAAGTGTCTGGGGGCATGATACACATCGACCAGCTGAATGACTATATCATGGGAGCAATCAAAGGGAGACTCGAGGGAGGACAACCTTCATACACTTACTCCAAGCCTTACACCCAAAGGATACAACCTTCATACACTTACTCCAAGCCTTACACCCAAAGGATTGAACCTTCATACACTTACTCCAAGCCTTACACCCAAAGGATTGAAGAAATATACACTTACTCCAAGCCTTACACCCAAaggattgaagaaatgaagatgccgtccaagccttacacccaaaggattgaagaaatgaagatgccGCTCAAGCCTTACACCCAAaggattgaagaaatgaagatgccGCTTGGCTACCAACCTCCCAAGTTTCAACAGTTCGATGGAAAAGGCAACCCGAGACAGCACATcgcccactttgtggaaactTGCAACGATGCTGGAACATATGGAGATTTCCTCGTCAAGCAGTTTGTTCGCTCTATGAAGGGCACCGCCTTTGACTGGTACACTGACTTGGAGCATGGCTGCATCAACAGCTGGAGTGACATGGAGCGTGAGTTCTTAACTCGTTTCTATAGCACAATGGAAGGATGAACGCGCAGGCGCTTACATTGAGAGATGGAGGGAATTGTGCCTCAACTGCAAGGAAAAGATATCACAAAGTTCAGCAATTGAGATGTGTATCCAAGGCATGCACTTCGGGCTATCATACATCCTGCAAGGTATCAAGCCCAGGACATTTGAGGAATTATCCAGTCGTGCTCACGACATGGAGTTGAGCATTGAGAACAACGGAGGGCTTAATATGTCAAGTATGCCTAGCTCCTCTAAAGCACCTGCAAGGCAAGAAGTCAAGAAAGGGGGCAAACCCTTcccaaagcaagaaaagaaagaagttaTGAACGTGAAAACATCACCAGTGCGGGTTTTCACCAAAGTGACTAAGAAGCCTAGGCCTAGGTCATTCTTTGGGCCATCAAGGGGAACTAGAATCATTGAAGAGATGCAGCAGAAACAGTATCCGTTATTGGACTCTGACGTTTCACCCATGTTTGATGAGTTATTAAAACTCAAGTTGATTGAATTGCCCGAGATGAAGCGCCCTGAAGAAGCCTCTAGCGTGGATGACCCCAAATATTGCAAATATCATCGCCTCCTCGGACACccaattgaaaaatgttttgtttttaaagataaGGTGATGGCGCTAGCTCGTGAtggaaaaattgaacttactgATGCGACGGCAAGCTCTAACCAAATCTCATGTGGAATGTTTGCACCATTACTCATGGAGGATGGTGAGAATGATGGGGGCAAGCAATGCAAACGTCTGCTTCCCTTTATTGTGAAACATACTGGGGGGCAACACTCGAAGCCGCCACAAGTTGATTCCGTCTACGAGAGGGATTGGGTGCTTGTTACCCATAGAAAGCAAAGGAATAATGCTAGGCCTGTTAGGCCATTGAAGAGAATGACGAAGCGATGGATTAAGAAAAGGCCAGCAAGAGATCCCGTTTCTGACGTGAAGAAGAAGGGGCATCCCAACAAGCCGCGAACACCGGTTACCCTGGCTCAATACATGCCAAAGGTGTTTCATCAACATAGGACGAATATTCTTGGGGCTGGCCTGAACGCTAAGGAAAAGCATGTTGAAGTTGAAGAATGTTCATTCCCTGTGGTCGAAGGAAGCGACGAGATCCAAGTCCACAAGGCTACATCTTTCACCACCGAGATAACTTTCAAAGATGAAGATCTATTACTGGGTGGAACACCTCACAATCGCCCACTATTTGTTGAAGGTTATGCTCGCgaacaaaagattaaaagaattttgattgatcaagGATCGTCTGTGAATATTCTTTCACTCCGAGCTGTGAAAGAACTTGGTATTGCCACTGATGAACTCTCGCAAAGCCGCTTGATGattcaaggatttaatcaaggcGGGCAAAGAGCCTTGGGTATTATTAGACTCGATCTCAGGATCGGATCTTTGAGTTCAAGTACTTTGTGTTATGTAATAGATGCAAGGACATCCTACAATCTGTTGTTGGGTCGACCTTGGATACATGAGAATGGAGTAGTTCCTTCATCATGGCACCAATGCTTAATGTTTGAGAAAGGCGGTGTGATAGAGAAGGTCGTCGCTGATGAAATCCCATTCACTGAGGCAGAGTTATACTTTGCAGATGCGaaattttacttaaagaaacaagtCGTTGAAGACGACGTTGATAAAAGCGGTAATGATACACCTCCCGATCCGAAATGGAAGGGTAAGCAAGTCGTAGACCAAAGTCAGTGTGACAAGGAACTTATTTTCCCACTAACAAGAATTGAACCATTAAAAGCCACTCCGGTCAACTCGTTGGAAGATCAAGTGCGGGTGGGAACAAGTCAGACATTGCCCGAGAAACGCACAGATGGTTTTGACCCCAATGCCTATAAACTCCTGTTTAAAGCAGGCTTCGACCCCAAGGAACCGCAAAAATTGGGTAGGCTCATTCCAGAAGCCGGTGGTAGAGGCAAGTCAAACCAGCAGGACCCACATGCACGCAAAGGATTAGGCTATGTCCCTCCCAAACCTGTGCGAATTTTTATAAACAGAGCTTCAAGTAACTGTATATCTACAGATGAAGGTGAGTGTGATCCACAACTCACTCCTGCCAATGGCAAAAGGAAGTCAGTCTTCAAGAGAATGGGGAAGATAGAGTCTCAGCGCTCAGTCTTTGATAGATTGGGGTCAAACCCTCAAGCCCCCAAAAGAAAGTCAATCCATGATCGACTTGGAGTtgtccaagatgtgaaaaacaACGCAAGTCATCCTGTTGAAGCGGAACCTTCTAAAAGGCCTCGAAGTATGATTCCTTCTCGTATGAGACGAGAAACAGATATTCATATTTCATGCGGAGAAGTGCTGAAAGTCCAACCTAGGACCATTGTACACACTCGTGTACAGAAAGGGGAGAATGAGGAAAGCGTTGGCTCAAGTGCTGATGTAGCATCACCTCAAGGAGAGGAGGCGTCGTCTTTCCACATCACTCTATGTGATGAGATCCCGATTGAGGGAGAAAACGCAGAAGAGGCACCCCACGAGTTAGAGGAAGGGGTACGAGCCGCAATAGATGAATTAAAAGAGGTTGATCTAGGAACCCCTGAGAATCCTCGGCCTATCTTCATCAGCACACTCCTTTCTAATGAAGATGAAAAAATCTATGTCGAACTGTTGAAAGAATACGTTGATGTCTTTGCATGGACTTACAAAGAAATGCCAGGGTTAGACCCAAAGGTGGCAGTACACCGCCTGGCAGTGAAAAAGGCATGCCGTCCAGTCAAGCAAGCTCAACGGCGCTTTCGCCCTGAACTTATTCCCTCAATTGAAGGGGAAGTCAACAAACTTATAGAGGCCGGATTTATTCGCGAAGTGAAATATCCAACTTGGATATCCAGCATTGTGCCCGTGCGCAAGAAGAACGGCCAATTTCACGTATGCGTAGACTTTCGGGACCTTAATGTTGCATGTCCGAAAGATGACTTCCCACTTCCCATCACAGAATTGATGATAGATGCTGTAACTGGGCACGAGATCATGTCATTCATGGATGGCTCCTCTGGTTACAATCAGATTCGCATGGCGCCGGAAGATGAGGAGTTGACAGCGTTCCGAACGCCTAAAGGCATCTATTGCTACAAAGTGATGCCCTTTTGATTGAAAAATGCAGGTGCTACATACCAAAGGGCTATGCAGAGAATATTTGACGACATGCTTCACAAAATGGTGGAATGCTATGTCGATGACTTGGTTGTGAAGTCAAAGCTTCGCACAGATCACTTGGGACATTTAAGAAAAGTCTTTGACCGCTTGCGAAAGTTTCAACTTAAGATGAATCCTTTGAAATGTGCTTTTGGGGTTGCTGCTGGGAAGGTTCTTGGGTTCACTGTTCGACATAAGGGCATTGAGATCGAACAAGCTAAGATCGACGCTATAATGAAGATGCCCGAACCACGAAACCTTCATGAGCTTAAGAGCTTACAAGGGAAGTTAGCATACATCCGAAGGTTCATATCAAACCTGGCAGGAAGATGTCAACCCTTCAGTCGGCTAATGAAGAAGGGCACCCCGTTCGTATGGGACGAGGCGTGCAAGAATGCGTTTGAAAGTATCAAGTCATACTTGATGAAGCCGCCCGTGTTGACCGCTCCTATTCACGGTCGCCCACTGATCCTTTATATCTCTGCCCAAGAAAGCTCTGTGGGTGCCCTGCTTGCTCAGGAAAATGACAACGGGAAAGAGAATGCCCTCTACTATCTCAGTAGAATGATGACCCCAAATGAGTTAAAATACTCTCCAATTGAGAAGCTATGTTTGGTACTCGTGTTCACCATTAAAAAGCTTAAGCACTACTTTGAAGCTCACATCATTCAACTGGTGTCGAAAGCGAACCCGGTAAAGTTTGTTATGGCAAAGGTCGTTCTCTCTGACCGCCTGGCAAGGTGCTATTTATTGTTTCAACAGTTTGAAATCGTCTATGTGCCACAAAAGTCTGTCAAGGGGCAAGCTTTAGCCGATTTCTTAGCAGATCACCCAATACCGGCTGAATGGGAATTATCTGATGACCTACCTGATGAGGATGTGCTTATCATCGAAGTCCTACCCCCATGGAAGATGTATTTTGATGGAGCTGCGCATAGAGGAGGGGCAGGAGCTGGAGTTGTGTTCATCACCCCGGAAGGTGAAGTGTTGCCATATTCATTCACCTTGACAGAGCCATGTTCAAACAATGTTGCTGAGTATCAAGCATTGATACTGGGACTAGAGATAGCAGTTGACATGAAACAGCTAAGAATTAACatctatggagattcaaagttgGTCGTCAACCAAGTGATGGATCTGTACGAAGTGAGGAAAGCAGAGTTAGTCCCATATAACAACTACGCAAAGATACTCATACAATGGTTGGGGGACGTCACGATTGAACATGTACCAAGGAAAGAGAACAAGCAAGTTGACGCCTTAGCCGCATTGGCTTCAACTATTGCTCATCCTACAGCTCGAGTACAAGTATGTCAAAAGTGGGTAATTCCACCTATCTTCAGCGAAGATGGCTCAATCGATGAAACTGTTGAACTCCCTACTGCTTCCGTTTACGACATTGGCCAAGATGACTGGAGGCAGCCGTTGATTGACTACTTCACTGATGGGAAGTTACCAGAAGATCCTCGCAAAAGGGTGGATATAAAGCGCCGAGCTCCTCGCTTCATATACTATAATGAGACGTTGTATCGTCGTTCATTTGATGGAGTCTAGCTCCGATGTCTAGGAGAAGAAGAGGCattacaagccatgcaagaagctCATTCTGGGGTGTGTGGTGCACATCAGTCTGGCCCTAAGTTGCATTTCCACATTAAACGAATGGGTTATTATTGGCCTACAATGGTAAAGGATTGCATAGATTATGCTCGAAGGTGCCAAGCTTGTCAAGTTCATGCAAACTTTATCCATCAGCCACCAAAGCCTTCACACCCAACAGTCGCATCTTGGCCGTTTGATGCTTGGGGACTTGATGTGGTTGGCCCAATTACGCCCAAGTCATCTGCagggcatacatacatattggcCGCCACCGACTACTTTTCAAAGTGGGCAGAAGCCGTGGCattaaaagaagtaaagaaagaaaatgtggCAGACTTCCTCCGCGTTCATATCATATATCGATTCGGCATCCCACGATATATCTTAACTGATAATGGGAAACCCTTCGACAATAAATTGATGGACAAGATCTGCAAGCTTTTTGACTTTCAACAGCGGAACTCATCAGCGTATTACGCAGCTGCGAATGGGCTTGCGGAAGCTTTTAACAAGACCCTATGCAATCTATTGAAAAAAGTGGTCTCAAAATCAAAACGTGATTGGCATGACAGAATGGAAGAAGCGTTATGGGCATATAGAACCACATACCGCACACCTACTCAAAGCACTCCATATTCTTTGGTGTATGGTGTGGAANCCGAAGGTTCATATCAAACCTGGCAGGAAGATGTCAACCCTTCAGTCGGCTAATGAAGAAGGGCACCCCGTTCGTATGGGACGAGGCGTGCAAGAATGCGTTTGAAAGTATCAAGTCATACTTGATGAAGCCGCCCGTGTTGACCGCTCCTATTCACGGTCGCCCACTGATCCTTTATATCTCTGCCCAAGAAAGCTCTGTGGGTGCCCTGCTTGCTCAGGAAAATGACAACGGGAAAGAGAATGCCCTCTACTATCTCAGTAGAATGATGACCCCAAATGAGTTAAAATACTCTCCAATTGAGAAGCTATGTTTGGTACTCGTGTTCACCATTAAAAAGCTTAAGCACTACTTTGAAGCTCACATCATTCAACTGGTGTCGAAAGCGAACCCGGTAAAGTTTGTTATGGCAAAGGTCGTTCTCTCTGACCGCCTGGCAAGGTGCTATTTATTGTTTCAACAGTTTGAAATCGTCTATGTGCCACAAAAGTCTGTCAAGGGGCAAGCTTTAGCCGATTTCTTAGCAGATCACCCAATACCGGCTGAATGGGAATTATCTGATGACCTACCTGATGAGGATGTGCTTATCATCGAAGTCCTACCCCCATGGAAGATGTATTTTGATGGAGCTGCGCATAGAGGAGGGGCAGGAGCTGGAGTTGTGTTCATCACCCCGGAAGGTGAAGTGTTGCCATATTCATTCACCTTGACAGAGCCATGTTCAAACAATGTTGCTGAGTATCAAGCATTGATACTGGGACTAGAGATAGCAGTTGACATGAAACAGCTAAGAATTAACatctatggagattcaaagttgGTCGTCAACCAAGTGATGGATCTGTACGAAGTGAGGAAAGCAGAGTTAGTCCCATATAACAACTACGCAAAGATACTCATACAATGGTTGGGGGACGTCACGATTGAACATGTACCAAGGAAAGAGAACAAGCAAGTTGACGCCTTAGCCGCATTGGCTTCAACTATTGCTCATCCTACAGCTCGAGTACAAGTATGTCAAAAGTGGGTAATTCCACCTATCTTCAGCGAAGATGGCTCAATCGATGAAACTGTTGAACTCCCTACTGCTTCCGTTTACGACATTGGCCAAGATGACTGGAGGCAGCCGTTGATTGACTACTTCACTGATGGGAAGTTACCAGAAGATCCTCGCAAAAGGGTGGATATAAAGCGCCGAGCTCCTCGCTTCATATACTATAATGAGACGTTGTATCGTCGTTCATTTGATGGAGTCTAGCTCCGATGTCTAGGAGAAGAAGAGGCattacaagccatgcaagaagctCATTCTGGGGTGTGTGGTGCACATCAGTCTGGCCCTAAGTTGCATTTCCACATTAAACGAATGGGTTATTATTGGCCTACAATGGTAAAGGATTGCATAGATTATGCTCGAAGGTGCCAAGCTTGTCAAGTTCATGCAAACTTTATCCATCAGCCACCAAAGCCTTCACACCCAACAGTCGCATCTTGGCCGTTTGATGCTTGGGGACTTGATGTGGTTGGCCCAATTACGCCCAAGTCATCTGCagggcatacatacatattggcCGCCACCGACTACTTTTCAAAGTGGGCAGAAGCCGTGGCattaaaagaagtaaagaaagaaaatgtggCAGACTTCCTCCGCGTTCATATCATATATCGATTCGGCATCCCACGATATATCTTAACTGATAATGGGAAACCCTTCGACAATAAATTGATGGACAAGATCTGCAAGCTTTTTGACTTTCAACAGCGGAACTCATCAGCGTATTACGCAGCTGCGAATGGGCTTGCGGAAGCTTTTAACAAGACCCTATGCAATCTATTGAAAAAAGTGGTCTCAAAATCAAAACGTGATTGGCATGACAGAATGGAAGAAGCGTTATGGGCATATAGAACCACATACCGCACACCTACTCAAAGCACTCCATATTCTTTGGTGTATGACCGCACACCTACTCAAAGCACTCCATATTCTTTGGTGTATGGCCGCACACCTACTCAAAGCACTCCATATTCTTTGGTGTATGGTGTGGAAGCAGTCTTGCCTCTAGAGCGCCAAATACCTTCTTTAAGGTTGGCCATACAAGAGAATCTCACTGATGAGGAAAATGCCAAGTTACGCTTGGCTGAGCTAGAAGCCTTGGATGAAAAACGGTTGCAAGCTCAACAGAGCTTGGAATGCTATCAAGCTCATATGTCAAGAGCCTTTAACAGAAGGGTGAGGACCCGTTCTTTTCAAATTGGTGACAAAGTACTAGCTGTTCGAAGACCAATCATTGTGACACGAAAAACCGACCACAAGTTCACTCCAAAATGGGATGGCCCCTATGTGGTTCAAGAAGTATACACCGGTGGGGCTTACAAGTTAGTTAGTGAAGATGGTTTGAAGGTTGGTCCAATCAATGGAAGATTCCTAAAGCTCTACTACCCTTAAACTTAGAGTATCAACACAAGTCATAGACACTCCTGGCCCGCATGAGTTAAAACTGTGAACGGctttacttatttaaaaaaaaaaatcttttgaactacgtttgacttgatctccttcgCAGGAGTACGTAGGCAGCTTAGAAACACTTTCTCTTCTAAGTTCAGTCATAATTAAAATAGATCCTTTTGTGTCAAGTCCGTTCGAAACAACTTAGATTCATTGAAGTTTAATCATTTCATTGTATGTTATGATTTAAAGTGGATTTTCTCGTTAGTTGATTTCGAAGTGACTCATTTGGGGTTTATTCAAGCTCATTTTCACACTTGTGATCGAAGAAAATTGTTTGCAAGTCtcatgaaaaggaaaaaataatgaATTCAACTCACGTCAAAGTCTCGtttcaaaagaaaagaactCATACAAAGTCGAAATGAAAAAAAGCATAAACTAAAGGAGTACGATATCTAAACATCAAAGATCTACACTATTCAAAAATTCATCAAATCTGCTTTGTCTGCTTCTAGATCTTTCTCCGCTAAGGAAAGcttatcttcatcttcacttGTCAACATGGGAGTCTCCTGAATGCGTTTCACTGTTTCTTCGGTAGAAGTCACAACCTCTTGTGATGTGTCGCGCAGTCCTTGAGCCTCAGTCACAAGTTCTTGGAGCTTTGGCCTTTCATCATGGATCCTGGTCAACTCCTCCCTTGAATCCTTTATGGTTCTCTCAGCCTCCGTTATGGTTTTCTCTGCTTCCTTTATAGCTTCTTCTAGGAGGGTCACTCGTCCGTCAGAATCCTCAAGGATCTTTTGCTTCTCCGATAGAAGGATTTGAGTTTTAGAGAGCTTTTGTTGAGCATCCTTAAGAGCACTTTGCGCCGAACATAACTCCGCAACTTGAGTTTCAACTGGCATCGCTTCTGAGTGCTGGGACCGTATCTTATCATAATACTCAGCCTTCTTAAAGAAAACATCCACCCTGTTCTCTAATGATGACAGGTCTACCGCGTTATGTTTCAAAAGTTGGATTTGTCTCTCAACACTTCCTTTGAAAGAAGAAACACTTTCAGCTGGAGTTTCCTTTAGGTTCTTGCAGATATCATTCCAAACGCCTACGATCATGGCCATATACTTTGACATGAAGGAATCTGCACTAGGAAGAATAGAGACATGAGACGGTTCCAGTCGTGCTCCTTTGTGAGGTGGGTTTGAGGGCAACGGTGATTGCTGAGATGCTGCCACTTGATTAAGGGATTCAGAACTGTCGCTATGTTCCACCTCGCCTATAGAAGAATGTTGGTTCGACGACCGGGCGTCATTGCTCACATGTAACCCAGcagaaccctataaaaggaATACATATATCAATAAGACTAAGATTTTGAATCATGGTGAAAGGAAAAAATTCAGGAAAGTTTCCTAACCTCGTTCGACGGTCTTCTGTTTCGTTTAAAATTGCGATCACTATCAACATCCTCGTCCGAACTTCGGTGCCTCACTTGCTCCTCCCTCCTCTTTTGGGTTGCATGTTCTGGTTCTTGATTATGGGGGGCATCCTGTACTGGTGCTTTGCCTTTTCTTAAAGTATCCAGTTGATCCCTCTGCTCTTGAGTTATTCCCTCTCTAACGGTTACGTTTGGGTCACCATTAACGACTATGTCTTTGACGCGAGTCTCAAGGAGATTTGCATGCACATCAACCAACCAGGCTTTGTAAGTGTCTAACACATGTTTCTTTGGAAAAGTCGGGATCATGGGAAATGTGGCCTTAGACATAGAGTGGAAGTGCTCATACTGGCGATGTAGTTGAAATCCCTTAGCAAGTGCGACGTCGCGGTCATCCGTCAGTAACAAACCGGGGGCAGATGCTTGGTAGAATCCAAACCGACGACTGAAGCGATGGGGTACATAAGGCTCAGCCTTACATTGGCGTCCTTGGCGTAAAACAAGAAAACCAGGGCGCAAACATAagaaatattcaaaattatctTTCCCCCCTCTCTTGTCATCACAGAAAAAGAAGTCTCTACCATTTTGACGAGACATGCAAAGCCAAGACGCGTGTTCGCCCTTAAAAATCCTCTTACGAGCATCAATTCTGTCGTAATGCTTAGCACCGCCTTCTCCGGAAGAAGTGACCATCTTTGGAGACAACAACATGAGGCTAGGGGTCTTGAAGTGAGTATTGAAGTAAGCTGCTAGCCATCCATATACATAATGGATGGGGAAGGGGGTGCCGATTTGACCAGGAGAGAAAGACTCTGAAATCGAGTTTAACCCGTAGTAGATGCTGGCAAGGACTGGAGGTGCGAGGCATACCTTAATCCCTTTCGCCATTTTGCACGCCATATTAAAAGTCTCAGGGCGAATGGTGGCCGTGGGGTTGCCCGGTAGTGCGAACGTACAGAGCCAACACGCTAGAAATGCTGCTAAGTAGACTTCCTATTCAAGATTTGGGGGGATGTTTAGTTCGACGAAGGGTGCTTTACTCATGTTCGACCATCTAGGAGCAGTTTCAAGGATCCCGCTTGGGTTGTGAGTAGCCTTTGGTCGAGATTTCTTATTCTCTTTTCGAGGTGGAGGAGTTGGATATCTTCGGGTTTTCCTGCACCAGAAGTCGATCCATCGGGATGCTTGAATAAAAGTGGTGTGATTTTCTTGTTGAGTCAAATGGAAAAACGCCTCGAATAAGTGCGCACAGCATGTGTATGAACCCTTGTTCAAGTCCAAGGCGTTTGGGATGCGCTCATCGTAGATATCCCCAAGCAATGGCAACCCTCCAAGCATGTACAGATCTCGCAGCGATATGGATATCTCGCCGGAGGAGGTAATTAATGTGTTGGTTCGTGGGCACCACACTTCGCAAAAAGCTTGGACAATGTCAACGTTGCGGTCATATGTGAATAATGACGCGAACACAACATCATATATCATGCCTTCCCGTAGAGGTTTTCTGAAGAGGTTAAGTACATCTTCAGCCCATTCCCAGTATCCTGGAGTGTAAATGAATTCGCCTCTGAAATCGATGTCGTTACCCCACTTGACCTCATCATCAATTATGCGATTCCCCAGCGTGGGAAGGATATCCGTGGAAGGTTCATGTTTCAATCCCGGTTGCAAAGTCCACACTTTGGACGGTGGAATGTTATACTCAGGAGTCCAATTGCGTTCGTGATACGACACCGTGAGCTTTGGCGGTGAAGGGGATGCAAGGGGATGATTGACGGCCAATGTGACTTTGTGGTCGCTCTTGGTGCTTGATATCACCAATTTCCTTTATCCTTCGAACCATTGGTCTTGAAATTGCACCATCTTTGAGCCGCGTTGAGATTAtgtcaaaattgagaaaaattactgcaaaaaataatgatgataatgattaaggttattattattattttcatcattattaacaaagttattattattattattattattattattattattattattattattattatgatctaaggtataatataatagtaataattaacttTGTTGTTAGAGTTATGGAAATTAAGAAAGCAAAACACAAAAGatcaaaagcaaaaaaaaacgaaagaaaaataaaacagagaAGAAAGTGAAAAgggaaaagcaaaaaaaaaacctaggaatccaaaacaaaagaaacgaaaaagtgaaataaaaaaaaacaaaagcaaaaaaaaaacggaAGAAAGAAactcaaaaggaaaaaaacgaAAGAAAAAAAGCAGAAACGGAAAAAAACAGCAAAACAGAGTGTATGTGTGTCATGGTGTTGTCTCCATCAGAATTAAAGGTGATGATGTGTGTGGAGGACAGCGCCACATTGAAACTAgctctttttctctctttagATGATGAAGGCAGCTTTATCAATTAAAAGAGCTCGGCTCCGGTCTTCGTCAATAACGCTGTCGACATTATAGTTCCCTTTAGGAGCATAGGCGCACCCCTTGCTCTCATAATATTAAGATCGGTGGGTCTCCATCTTCTGTTCGAACTATCGATAAAAGTTTAAGCAGCGACCTCCAGTAGACGTAGCAGCACCGATTGGCGACATCAGCAGGGGAAAATTCCGCGATGCAATCCAACGACAATAGCCCAATGTTCGTTCTCTCTTCTTTGCTCTACAAGTTTGGCGGCAGTGTGCTATTGAGGAGGAGGCAGCGTTGGCGGTTGACAGTTGAGCTGTCCGATGAGGAACTCCGTCAACGACAGAAATCCGTCTAATCCGAGTAGAAACCCACTCTCGGGCGGCATCAATGATACCGCGCTCCGGTGGTTGTTCTACCCGACAGATTCTCTGTTGCTTCCTCCTTGGGTTTGTGAACTTCATTGATTCTTGATTTCAGTTTATTTATTGAATGGTCTTGCTACTCCTCTGTAAATGAAAAAGCAGTagggaaaatagaaaataaagagtAAAGAATTTACCTGATTGAAAGGGCAGACTGCAAATCAGTTCTCCTTAATCTGCTGCTTTGATTTGGTGATGAATCTTCTTGTTCAACGCTGATGAGAAAAGTGATGTGTTATGGCTATATTTATAGGTGATTTGGG from Ipomoea triloba cultivar NCNSP0323 chromosome 6, ASM357664v1 includes:
- the LOC116023356 gene encoding uncharacterized protein LOC116023356, with translation MAKGIKVCLAPPVLASIYYGLNSISESFSPGQIGTPFPIHYVYGWLAAYFNTHFKTPSLMLLSPKMVTSSGEGGAKHYDRIDARKRIFKGEHASWLCMSRQNGRDFFFCDDKRGGKDNFEYFLCLRPGFLVLRQGRQCKAEPYVPHRFSRRFGFYQASAPGLLLTDDRDVALAKGFQLHRQYEHFHSMSKATFPMIPTFPKKHVLDTYKAWLVDVHANLLETRVKDIVVNGDPNVTVREGITQEQRDQLDTLRKGKAPVQDAPHNQEPEHATQKRREEQVRHRSSDEDVDSDRNFKRNRRPSNEGSAGLHVSNDARSSNQHSSIGEVEHSDSSESLNQVAASQQSPLPSNPPHKGARLEPSHVSILPSADSFMSKYMAMIVGVWNDICKNLKETPAESVSSFKGSVERQIQLLKHNAVDLSSLENRVDVFFKKAEYYDKIRSQHSEAMPVETQVAELCSAQSALKDAQQKLSKTQILLSEKQKILEDSDGRVTLLEEAIKEAEKTITEAERTIKDSREELTRIHDERPKLQELVTEAQGLRDTSQEVVTSTEETVKRIQETPMLTSEDEDKLSLAEKDLEADKADLMNF